The following proteins are encoded in a genomic region of Lytechinus variegatus isolate NC3 chromosome 7, Lvar_3.0, whole genome shotgun sequence:
- the LOC121418834 gene encoding uncharacterized protein LOC121418834, translating to MEKHVIFALVVLVLAIVVPSMILAAPTFLDTILDPDRDDGVDQAFDPPALQPLHDTDVSPFNSNDQGYGLSQHLRDRRTSRLSNKQCMNTCWFCISTFRKDIIQLGECLAGCTNKRLTNPLETQAWSKCAKYSHF from the exons Atg GAGAAGCATGTCATCTTTGCTTTAGTAGTCCTGGTCCTGGCCATTGTGGTTCCCAGTATGATCTTAGCAGCACCGACTTTCCTAGACACTATCTTGGATCCCGACAGAGATGATGGCGTTGATCAGGCCTTTGATCCACCAGCACTACAGCCCCTTCACGACACGGACGTCAGCCCATTCAACAGCAACGACCAAGGATACGGACTGAGTCAGCATCTCCGTGACAGGAGGACATCTAGGTTGAGCAACAAGCAATGCATGAATACCTGCTGGTTCTGTATAAGTACGTTCAGGAAAGACATTATCCAGCTTGGGGAATGCCTCGCTGGCTGTACGAACAAAAGGCTTACAAACCCCCTCGAGACACAGGCATGGAGCAAGTGTGCGAAATACTCTCATTTCTAA